The Desulfocurvus vexinensis DSM 17965 genome contains the following window.
TTTTGCAGGAACACCCGGCCCGCGCCGTCGTACACCAGCACCAGCACCGTGCGGTGGAACAGGGCCTGGCGCCTTGCCTCGGCCAGGGGCATGACGCCCAGGGGCCGGTCCTGGTCATCGACGATCTCGACGGCCTCGTGGGGCTGGGGTATGGTGCGGATGTGTCTGGGCATGGTGCGGCGCTTCGCCGCGCACACTAGCAAAGGCCCCCCGGGGCCGCAACGGGAGAAGGGCATGGACGACTCGCGCGCCGCCGCCAGCGCCGCCAACGGGGCTGACGCCGGGCCCGCCAGCGGAGCTGCGGAAACCGCCGCCCCCGGCGCCGCCGGGGACTACTGCTTCGACCGCCTGGGCCTGGACGACCTGCCCGCCCTGGTGGCCCTGGAGCGGCGCTGCTTTTCCATGCCCTGGGGCGAGCGCGAGTTCCGCCTGGGGCTTGCGGGCGGGGTGTTCAAGGTCTTCGGGCTGCGCGGGCCGCAGGGGCTGGCGGCGTACATTTCCTTCCATCACGTCCTCGACGAGATGGAGGTGCTCAACATCGCCGTGCATCCGCACCTGCGCCGCCGGGGCCTGGGCGCGCGGCTGCTGGGCCTGGCCCTGGGCATCTGCGCCGGGCTGGGCGTGCGCCATGCGCACCTGGAGGTGCGCATGGGCAACGCGCCCGCCCGCGCCCTGTACGCGCGCTTCGGCTTCGTGCAGGCCGGGCTGCGCCGGGGCTACTACACCGACACCGGCGAGGACGCCGTGCTCATGGCCCTGGAGCTGTCCGCCCCGGGAGCGGCCGCCGCAAACGACGCCGCGCCGGGCCTGGATAAATTCGGCGCCGCGTAGTACACAGTCGCCTGGGCCGCCCCGCGCGGCCCCCAACACGCCGACAAGGAGACGCGCCATGATCCGCTGCATCGACGAAATGGACCTCAAGGGCAAGAAGGTGCTCGTGCGGGTGGACTTCAACGTGCCCCTCAAGGACGGGGTCATCAAGGACGACAACCGCATCCGCGCCAGCCTGCCGACCCTGCGCCTGGCCCTGGAGCGCGGGGCTGCGCTCATCCTGTGCTCGCACCTGGGCAAACCCAAGGGCCAGGTGCGCGCCGAGTTCTCCCTGAAGCCCGTGGCCGACTATCTGGCCGGGCTGCTGGGCCGCGAGGTGGCCATGGCGCCGGACTGCGTGGGCCCCGAGGTCGCGCACATGGCGGCCATGATCGGCCCCGGCGGCATCCTGATGCTCGAGAACCTGCGCTTCCACAAGGAGGAGGAGGCCGGCGACGACGCCTTCGGCGCGGCCATGGCCGCCCTGTGCGACGTGTACTGCTGCGACGCCTTCGGCACGGCCCACCGCGCCCACGCCTCCATGACCGCCATCCCGGCCCACGCGCCCGAGAAATGCGCGGGGCTGCTGCTCATCAAGGAATGGAAATACCTGGGCCAGGCCCTGGCCGACCCGGCGCGGCCCTACGTGGCCATCTCCGGCGGGGCCAAGGTGTCCACCAAGCTGGGCATCCTGCGCAACCTGCTCTCCAAGGTGGACAAGCTCATCGTGGGCGGGGCCATGGCCAACACGTTCTTCCTGGCCCAGGGCCACGGGGTGGGCGCCTCGCTGGCGGAGCCCGACCTCGTGGGCGAGGCCCGCGCCGTGCTGGACGAGGCCGCCCGGCGCGGGGTGGATCTGTTGCTGCCCGTGGACTGCGTGCTGGGCTCCGGGCCCGACGCCCAGGCCGCCGGGGCCACCGTGAGTGTGGACGCCGTGCCCGAGGGGCAGATGATCCTCGACGCGGGCCCGGCCTCCGTGGCGCGCTGGGCTGGGGCCCTGGCCGGGGCGGGCACGGTGGTCTGGAACGGGCCGGTGGGCCTGTTCGAGACCCCGGCCTTCGCGGCGGGCTCCACGGGGCTGGCCCGGGCCGTGGTGGACTGCGGCGCCCTGACCATCATCGGCGGCGGCGACACCGGCGCGGCCCTGGTCGCCGCCGGGCTGGCCGACAAGGTGACCTTCGTCTCCACCGGCGGAGGCTCGTTCCTGGAACTCATGGAAGGCAAGGACATGCCCGCCTTCAAGGCCCTGGAGGTCTAGACCGTGAAAAAGCTCATGGCCGCCAACTGGAAGATGCACAAGACCACCGAAGAGGCCTTCGACACCGCCGAGGAGCTGGTGGCCCTGTGCGGCGCCGCCCTGCCGGAGGACCGCGAGGTGCTGGTCATCCCGCCGTTCACGGCCCTGCGCCGTACCGGGCAGGCCCTGGCGGGCAACCCGCGTTTCCTGCTGGGCGGGCAGAACTTCTACCCCGAGGAGCAGGGTGCCTTCACCGGCGAAATCTCCCCGGCCATGCTGCTGGACGTGGGCTGCGCCTTCGTCCTGGCCGGGCACTCCGAGCGCCGCCACGTGCTGGGCGAAACCGACGAGATGGTCGGGCGCAAGGTGGCCTTCGGCCTGGAGCGCGGGCTGTCGGTGATCCTGTGCGTGGGCGAGCGCATCGACGAGCGCCGCGCCGGGCAGGTGGAGCAGGTGCTGCGCACCCAGCTGGACAAGGGCCTGGCGGGCGTGGACCGGGGCGTGGACCCCGAGCGGCTGGTGGTGGCCTACGAGCCGGTGTGGGCCATCGGCACCGGCGAGGTGGCCGGGCCGCAGGAGATCGTCCAGGCCCACGCCTTCGTGCGCCAGGAGCTGGTGCGCGCCTTCGGCGAGGCCGGGCGGGAAATGCGCATCCAGTACGGCGGCAGCGTCAAGCCCGACAACGCCGCCGAGATTATTCACCTTGACAACGTGGACGGCGTGCTGGTAGGAGGCGCAAGCTTGCGGGCCGACAGTTTCAGCCGCATTGTCCTGGCCGATTGACGCGCCGGGAACCGCAAGAGCGCCCTCAGGAGGAACTTACTTGGAAGCCCTGGTTTTGACCCTGCACATTCTCGCGTGCATCATTCTCGTCGTTCTCGTGCTCCTGCAATCCGGCAAGGAAGGCATGGGCGTGATCTTCGGCGGCGGCTCGTCGTCCATGTTCGGCGGCTCCGGCGCCGGAAGCCTCCTGACCAAGCTGACCGCCTTCCTGGCCGTGGTCTTTCTCGTGACCTCGCTGCTCTACAACATCCTGTCCAGCTCCACGCGCTCGGACGACGGCGGCTCGGTGATCATCGGCCAGCCCGCCGTCGAGGCCCCGGCCCCGGTTGCGGAAGAGCCCAAGGAGCAGGCCCCGCCCTTCGACAGCATCCAGGTCGAGGAGCCCAAGGCCGAGGAGAAGGCCCAGTAGCGCCCCGCACACATCCTGCGCCGAAGTGGTGGAACTGGTAGACACGCCATCTTGAGGGGGTGGTGACCTCACGGTCGTGGGAGTTCGAGTCTCCCCTTCGGCACCATGACGACAAAGGGCCACGGCATCGCGCCGCGGCCCTTTTTCCTTGTCCGCAACCGCGTTCCCCGCCCATTTCCTTCTGGCCTGCACCGGCCCCGGCGGCCTGAATCTGGTTTTCTCACCCTCCGGCCTCTGGGCGCGGGGCGGGCCCGGCCCGTGGCGGCGCCCCGCTCCAGGGGGCAGGCCGCGTGCCGTGCGCCGGGGCGCGGCCTGCCCGGGGGCAACGGGCTCTCGGCACAACGCATATCCACTCCGTCCATCAGGGGGCGGCCTGCCCGGGGGCAACGGGCTTTTTCTGCGCGCCTTTCCGGGCCGGATGCGCCGGGGGCTGGCCTGCGGCCCGAAAATTCCCAACGCTGGTAGTTTGATTTAAATACCTTTAATTTCAAATTGTTATAATTGATATTCAGCAAAGTTATGTGCAAAAGAATGCGCACCCTGGTCTTTTTTGACGCCCCCGCTCCCACGGCCTAGGACAATAGGCAAGAGACCCTGGAACCCGCCGGTTTTGCGCTGCGGGCGGGCAGGGTGGGAGGACGCCGCGGGTGCGGCGTCGCCGCACGCGATGCGGAGTCGTCTTCTTCAATATGCTTGAACAAGCATAATGCGGCGCGGGGGCCAGCCCCCCGGCCGCGCAACCTGACGGAGGAACCCATGGGCATTTCAAGGCGAAGTTTCCTCAAGGTCGCGGGAGCCGGGGCCGTGGGGCTGACCCTGGGCCAGCTCGGCCTGGACCTGCGGCCCGTCGCGGCCCACGCCTATGCGATGAAGATCGAGGGCGCCAGGGAAGTCATCTCCATCTGCCCCTTCTGCTCGTGCTGCTGCAACGTGCTCATGCACGTCAAGGACGGCACGGTGATCAACGTCGAGGGCGACCCGGACTACCCCGTGAGCCAGGGCGCGCTGTGCGCCAAGGGAGCGGCGTTGTTGACCATGCACGTCAACGACCACCGGCTGACCAAGCCCCTGTACCGCGCCCCCGGGTCGGACCGCTGGGAGGAAAAGGACTGGGACTGGACCATTGAGCGCATCGCCCGCCGGGTGAAGGACACCCGCGACCGCGACTTCAGGACCGTCAACGACAAGGGCCAGACCGTCAACCGCGTGGAGTCCATCTTCCAGCTCGGCACCTCGCAGATGGACAACGAGGAGTGCTCCGTTTCGCACCAGATGCTGCGCAGCCTGGGGGTCGTCCACATCGACCATCAGGCCCGTATCTGACACAGCGCCACTGTACCGGCTCTGGCAGAGTCGTTCGGACGCGGCGCGATGACCAACCACTGGACCGACATCGAGAATGCCGACGCCATCCTCATCATGGGGAGCAACGCGGCTGAGCACCATCCCATCTCCTTCAAATGGGTGCTCAAGGCCAAGGACAAGGGCGCCAAGGTCATGCATGTCGATCCCAAATTCTCCAGAACCTCCGCGCGCAGCGACTTCCACGTCCCCCTGCGCTCCGGCACCGACATCGCCTTTCTGGGCGGCATGGTGAAGTACATCCTGGACAACGACAAGTTCTTCCATGACTACGTCGTCCAGTACACCAACGCGGCCTGCATCGTGGGCGAGAAGTACTCCTTCTCCAACGGCATGTTCGCGGGCTTCGACAAGAAGACCGGGCGCTACGACCGCAGCAAATGGGCCTTCGAACGCGACGAGAACGGCCTGCCCCGGCGTGACACGACCTTCAAGCACAAGCGGTGCGTGCTGAACCTCATGCGCGCCCACTACAGCCGCTACACCCTGGAGCGCGTCTCCAGCACCACCGGCGTGTCGCGCGAGAACCTGCTGCGCGTGTACGAGACCTTCGCGGCCACTGGCACGCCCGACAAGGCCGGGACCATGATGTACGCCCTGGGCTGGACCCAGCACACCGTGGGCGTGCAGAACATCCGCCTGGCGGCCATCGTGCAACTGCTGCTGGGCAATATCGGCGTGGCTGGCGGCGGCATCAACGCCCTGCGCGGCGAGCCCAACGTCCAGGGCTCCACGGACCATGCCCTGCTGTACCACATCCTGCCCGGCTACCTGCCCATGGTCCAGGCCAACTGGCCGACCCTGGCCGACTACAACAAGGCCAACACGCCCAAGTCCAGCGACCCGCAGAGCGCCAACTGGTGGCAGAACCGGCCCAAGTACCTGGCTAGCTTGCTCAAGTCCTGGTTCGGCGACAACGCCACCGCGGAGAACGAGTTCGGCTACGGCCTGCTGCCGCGCCTGGACGAGCACGGCGACTACTCGCTCATGTACCTCTTCGACAGGATGTACAAGGGCTCGGTCAAGGGCGGCTTCGTGTTCGGCACCAACCCCGCCCAGAGCGCGCCCAACACCCACAAGACCCGCCGCGCCCTGGCCAACCTGGAGTGGCTGGTGGTGGGCGAGTTGCACCACACCGAAACCTCGGACTTCTGGCGCGGCCCGGGCATGAACCCCGCCGACGTCGCCACCGAGGTCTTCCTGCTGCCCAGCGCCCAGCGCGGCGAGAAGGAAGGCAGCATCACCAACTCCGGGCGCTGGCTCATGTGGCACTACATGGCCCAGCAGCCTCTGGGCCAGTGCCGCTCCATGGGCACCATGATCGTGGACCTGATGAACGCCGTGCGCAAGCTCTACCGCCAGGAGTCCGGCGCCCTGCCCGAGCAGGTGCTCGCCCACGACTGGCCCCAGGCCTTCGACCCCGAGCACATCGCCAGGCGCAACAACGGCTGGTTCACCCGCGACGTGGAGGTCAACGGCGTGACCTACAAGAAGGGCCAGCAGGTGCCCGGCTTCGCCAACCTCACGGACGACGGCGCCACGGCCTGCTCCGCCTGGGTGCAGTGCGGCTCGTACCTCGACTGCGGCAACCTCGCCAAGCGGCGCGACCTGAGCCAGACGCCCATGCAGGCCAACATCGGGCTGTTCCCGAACTTCGCCTGGGCCTGGCCCATGAACCGCCGCGTGCTCTACAACCGCGCCTCGGTGGACGAAAACGGCAGGCCGTGGAACCCGGCCAAGGCCGTCATCGTCTGGGAGGACGGCAAGTGGGTCGGCGACGTGCCCGACGGCGGCTGGCCGCCCATGGCCAGCGGCAAGGGCAAGCTGCCCTTCATCATGTCCACAGACGGCTACGGCCAGCTCTACGGCCCCGGCCGCCTGGACGGCCCGCTGCCCGAGCACTACGAGCCCGCAGAAACCCCGCTGGCCAGGAACCCGTTCTCGGGCCAGCTCAGCAACCCGTGCATGAAGCGCATGAAGAGCGACGCCGACCCGCTGGCCAAGCCCGCCGACAGCCGCTTCCCCATCGTGCTGACCACGTATTGCCTCACCGAGCACTGGTGCGGCGGCGGCGAGACGCGCAACACCCCCGTGCTGCTCGAGGCCGAGCCCCAGCAGTACGTGGAGCTGTCGCCCGAGCTGGCCCAGGAGAAGGGCATCGCCAACGGCGACGTGGTGGTGGTGGAGAGCGCGCGCGGCCGGGTGGAGGCCGTGGCCATGGTCACGGTGCGCATGCGCCCGCTGCCCGTGGAAGGGCGGATCATCCACGAGATCGGCATGCCCTTCTGCTTCGGCTGGACCACGCCCAAATGCGGCGACGCCGTGAACCGGCTGACCCCCGCCGTGGGCGACCCCAACACGACCATCCCCGAGTACAAGGTCTGCCTGGTGAACATCCGCAAGGCCGACACGGTGACCGAACTGTAGCCAACACGCCGGGCGGGCGCCGCCCGCCCGGCGGACCACCAAGGAGTCGGACATGCCCAAGGCATTCTTCATCGACACCACGCGTTGCACGGCGTGTCGGGGTTGCCAGGTCGCCTGCAAGGAATGGCACAACCTGCCCGCCGTGAAGACCCGCCAGACCGGGACGCACCAGAACCCCCCGGATCTGACCCCCTTCAACTACAAGCTCGTGCGCTTCAGCGAGCACCTCATCGATGGCGTCATCCGCTGGTACTTCTTCCCCGACCAGTGCCGCCATTGCTTCCAGCCGCCCTGCATGTTCACCGCCGAGGACTACGTGCCCGGCGCCATCGTGCAGGACGAGCAGACCGGGGCGGTGATCTACACCCCCCTGGCCGCCAAGCTCGGGGCCGAGGAGTTCGAGGAGGTGCGCGATTCCTGCCCCTACAACATCCCGCGCCGCGACGAGGCCACCGGCATCGTCAGCAAGTGCGACATGTGCATCGACCGCGTGCAGAACGGCCGGCTGCCCATGTGCGTGAAAACCTGCGCCATGGGGGCCATGCACTTCGGCGAATACGACGCCATGCGGGCCCTGGCCGACAAGCGCCTGGAGGCCGTGCGCGGGGAGTTCCCCAACGCGTCGCTGGCCGATCCCGACGACGTGGCGGTGATCTACCTGCTGGCCGACGAGCCCGCCCGGCTGCACGAGCACGCCGTGGCCCAGGCTCCCGCGCTCATGACCCGCAAGCAGATGCTTGCCCGGCTGACCCGGCCCCTGGCCCGGCTTGGCCGCGCCTAACCTGGCACACCTCCACCTGACGGCGGCGGGGGGCGCCCCTGGCCCCCCGCCGCCACCCAAGAGGTCCGCATCATGAACCGCAACCAGGAACTGGAACACCTGCACGCCTGGGCCGCGCGCCTGCGCGCGCAAAACGCGTCCCTGGCCGGGCTGCTCGACGCCTTCGAGCCGCTGTTCGCCGAGCTGGTCAAGACCCGGGCCGCCCTGCTGGCCGCCGGGCTCGGGCCCGTGGCCTCCGACCCGGGGCGGCTTTCCCGGGGCCTGCCCCATTTCGTGGACGCGCCCCTGGGCGACTACGCCCAGGCCTTCCTGGCCTCGGCGCGGCGCATCCTGCCGGTGATGGCCCAGTCCTTCCCCGGGGTGTCCGACGAACTGCGCAGGCTGATGTACGCGCTGGAATCCGACACCGTGGACTCGGCGGCGCTCATGGAGGGCGTCATCCGCGGCGACGACGCCGTGCTGGCCCGCCAGGCCAGAGCCCTGGGCGTGGACGCGCCCGGCCTGGGGCTGGCGGCCGCCATGGCCCTGCGGCCCGTGCTGGCTGCCCTGGGCCCGGAGGTCGCCCAGGCCGCGACCCTGGGCGCCTGGGGCCGGGGCTACTGCCCCGTGTGCGGCGCCCTGCCCGGACTGGCCATCCTGCGCAGCTCCGGGCAGGACGACGCCTATCTCAAGAGCCACGGCGGCCAGCGCTGGCTGCACTGCTCGCGCTGCGCGGCCCAGTGGCGCTTCATGCGCCACGCCTGCCCGCACTGCGGCAACGAGGAGCACGGAACCCTGGAGTACTTCCATCCCCAGGGCCGGACCGAGGGCCGGGCCGACCTGTGCCGCAAGTGCAACCGCTATCTGGTGACCTGCGACGCCTCGGGCGCCGTGGACGAGCCGATGCCCGACATGGCCGCCCTGGGCCTGCTGCCCATGGACGTGGTCATGCAGCGCGACGGCTTCGCCCCGGTGGCCCCCACGGCCTGGAACAGGCTGGACCCCTGACCCGCA
Protein-coding sequences here:
- a CDS encoding formate dehydrogenase accessory protein FdhE, with amino-acid sequence MNRNQELEHLHAWAARLRAQNASLAGLLDAFEPLFAELVKTRAALLAAGLGPVASDPGRLSRGLPHFVDAPLGDYAQAFLASARRILPVMAQSFPGVSDELRRLMYALESDTVDSAALMEGVIRGDDAVLARQARALGVDAPGLGLAAAMALRPVLAALGPEVAQAATLGAWGRGYCPVCGALPGLAILRSSGQDDAYLKSHGGQRWLHCSRCAAQWRFMRHACPHCGNEEHGTLEYFHPQGRTEGRADLCRKCNRYLVTCDASGAVDEPMPDMAALGLLPMDVVMQRDGFAPVAPTAWNRLDP
- a CDS encoding 4Fe-4S dicluster domain-containing protein produces the protein MPKAFFIDTTRCTACRGCQVACKEWHNLPAVKTRQTGTHQNPPDLTPFNYKLVRFSEHLIDGVIRWYFFPDQCRHCFQPPCMFTAEDYVPGAIVQDEQTGAVIYTPLAAKLGAEEFEEVRDSCPYNIPRRDEATGIVSKCDMCIDRVQNGRLPMCVKTCAMGAMHFGEYDAMRALADKRLEAVRGEFPNASLADPDDVAVIYLLADEPARLHEHAVAQAPALMTRKQMLARLTRPLARLGRA
- the rimI gene encoding ribosomal protein S18-alanine N-acetyltransferase, producing the protein MDDSRAAASAANGADAGPASGAAETAAPGAAGDYCFDRLGLDDLPALVALERRCFSMPWGEREFRLGLAGGVFKVFGLRGPQGLAAYISFHHVLDEMEVLNIAVHPHLRRRGLGARLLGLALGICAGLGVRHAHLEVRMGNAPARALYARFGFVQAGLRRGYYTDTGEDAVLMALELSAPGAAAANDAAPGLDKFGAA
- the secG gene encoding preprotein translocase subunit SecG, which produces MEALVLTLHILACIILVVLVLLQSGKEGMGVIFGGGSSSMFGGSGAGSLLTKLTAFLAVVFLVTSLLYNILSSSTRSDDGGSVIIGQPAVEAPAPVAEEPKEQAPPFDSIQVEEPKAEEKAQ
- the tpiA gene encoding triose-phosphate isomerase: MKKLMAANWKMHKTTEEAFDTAEELVALCGAALPEDREVLVIPPFTALRRTGQALAGNPRFLLGGQNFYPEEQGAFTGEISPAMLLDVGCAFVLAGHSERRHVLGETDEMVGRKVAFGLERGLSVILCVGERIDERRAGQVEQVLRTQLDKGLAGVDRGVDPERLVVAYEPVWAIGTGEVAGPQEIVQAHAFVRQELVRAFGEAGREMRIQYGGSVKPDNAAEIIHLDNVDGVLVGGASLRADSFSRIVLAD
- a CDS encoding phosphoglycerate kinase, coding for MIRCIDEMDLKGKKVLVRVDFNVPLKDGVIKDDNRIRASLPTLRLALERGAALILCSHLGKPKGQVRAEFSLKPVADYLAGLLGREVAMAPDCVGPEVAHMAAMIGPGGILMLENLRFHKEEEAGDDAFGAAMAALCDVYCCDAFGTAHRAHASMTAIPAHAPEKCAGLLLIKEWKYLGQALADPARPYVAISGGAKVSTKLGILRNLLSKVDKLIVGGAMANTFFLAQGHGVGASLAEPDLVGEARAVLDEAARRGVDLLLPVDCVLGSGPDAQAAGATVSVDAVPEGQMILDAGPASVARWAGALAGAGTVVWNGPVGLFETPAFAAGSTGLARAVVDCGALTIIGGGDTGAALVAAGLADKVTFVSTGGGSFLELMEGKDMPAFKALEV
- the fdnG gene encoding formate dehydrogenase-N subunit alpha translates to MGISRRSFLKVAGAGAVGLTLGQLGLDLRPVAAHAYAMKIEGAREVISICPFCSCCCNVLMHVKDGTVINVEGDPDYPVSQGALCAKGAALLTMHVNDHRLTKPLYRAPGSDRWEEKDWDWTIERIARRVKDTRDRDFRTVNDKGQTVNRVESIFQLGTSQMDNEECSVSHQMLRSLGVVHIDHQARIUHSATVPALAESFGRGAMTNHWTDIENADAILIMGSNAAEHHPISFKWVLKAKDKGAKVMHVDPKFSRTSARSDFHVPLRSGTDIAFLGGMVKYILDNDKFFHDYVVQYTNAACIVGEKYSFSNGMFAGFDKKTGRYDRSKWAFERDENGLPRRDTTFKHKRCVLNLMRAHYSRYTLERVSSTTGVSRENLLRVYETFAATGTPDKAGTMMYALGWTQHTVGVQNIRLAAIVQLLLGNIGVAGGGINALRGEPNVQGSTDHALLYHILPGYLPMVQANWPTLADYNKANTPKSSDPQSANWWQNRPKYLASLLKSWFGDNATAENEFGYGLLPRLDEHGDYSLMYLFDRMYKGSVKGGFVFGTNPAQSAPNTHKTRRALANLEWLVVGELHHTETSDFWRGPGMNPADVATEVFLLPSAQRGEKEGSITNSGRWLMWHYMAQQPLGQCRSMGTMIVDLMNAVRKLYRQESGALPEQVLAHDWPQAFDPEHIARRNNGWFTRDVEVNGVTYKKGQQVPGFANLTDDGATACSAWVQCGSYLDCGNLAKRRDLSQTPMQANIGLFPNFAWAWPMNRRVLYNRASVDENGRPWNPAKAVIVWEDGKWVGDVPDGGWPPMASGKGKLPFIMSTDGYGQLYGPGRLDGPLPEHYEPAETPLARNPFSGQLSNPCMKRMKSDADPLAKPADSRFPIVLTTYCLTEHWCGGGETRNTPVLLEAEPQQYVELSPELAQEKGIANGDVVVVESARGRVEAVAMVTVRMRPLPVEGRIIHEIGMPFCFGWTTPKCGDAVNRLTPAVGDPNTTIPEYKVCLVNIRKADTVTEL